One window of Candidatus Ozemobacteraceae bacterium genomic DNA carries:
- a CDS encoding tetratricopeptide repeat protein, whose amino-acid sequence MNPISRDEKNDNAWYNMGVALYRLNRVLDAKAAFRRVTELAPSHLAAWFNLGQTSSDAGHLEDALRALESVIRLDPGLALAHCRIALTLARLGRRDDAEASFREALRLKPDAPHILYDWALFLIAGNRKSDAADVQRRLAGIDHDAAVTLMEKIIAMPPGDKPFIVEFDAEKLNSSVIITTPITLPGDKPPENP is encoded by the coding sequence ATGAACCCCATTTCCCGGGACGAGAAAAATGATAATGCCTGGTATAATATGGGCGTCGCCTTGTATCGTCTCAATCGGGTCCTGGATGCCAAGGCGGCCTTCCGCCGCGTCACGGAGTTGGCGCCGTCGCACCTGGCCGCCTGGTTCAACCTGGGCCAGACGTCCAGCGACGCAGGCCATCTCGAGGATGCCCTGAGAGCGCTCGAAAGCGTAATCCGGCTCGACCCCGGCCTGGCCCTCGCGCATTGCCGGATCGCCCTGACCCTGGCCCGTCTCGGCCGCCGGGATGATGCGGAAGCGTCTTTTCGTGAAGCCCTGCGTCTGAAACCCGACGCACCGCACATTCTGTATGACTGGGCCCTGTTCCTCATTGCGGGCAACCGGAAATCCGACGCGGCCGACGTGCAGAGACGGCTCGCCGGAATCGACCATGACGCAGCCGTGACCCTGATGGAGAAGATCATTGCCATGCCGCCCGGCGACAAGCCGTTCATCGTCGAATTCGACGCGGAGAAACTGAACTCGTCCGTCATCATCACCACGCCGATCACCCTGCCGGGCGA